In a single window of the Magnolia sinica isolate HGM2019 chromosome 7, MsV1, whole genome shotgun sequence genome:
- the LOC131251222 gene encoding F-box protein At3g54460 — protein MQGPPSVDHKLCGFFCTVLSVETPDASITLSPGNQCSLFSSGSDVVGFRTESGVLLLPIAACNNRTAEIDPEEAVAGETKGLPGECRSGSSSRKRRRGAVPGQGSLSVVDQVHALVGHKCLEIVACVVRVSLRADGDDGGGSARAVVMVDVYLPIAAWSGWQFPKSRIAAASLFTHLSCNWDKRNSLLACDHNHCKYGPGDESMWNHSDCHVLGCKMHSSVSGSSKRRLFELHEIFKSLPAVWKEEQLYSTKVKPANASLSSGIWDVSDDVLVSVLTSLGPKDLVRVASTCRHLRSLAVSIMPCMKLKLFPHQQAAVEWMLQRERNVELLPHPLYLDFSTEDGFHFYINALSGEILTGVAPTVMDFRGGMFCDEPGLGKTITALSLILKTQGTLADPPQGAEVIWCMHNPDQKCGYYELNSENSTPDKFMSPWKRFMGQNARRGRICPDKFSPEFSSVGNPKSSSSSKRARLAGSEACARSADSSCSKLGVKPATRLLRCTRSLSRVKRNLFDSFDGNSARVNKVRKNSIGRRRISYGSAGESLAMEFKIPASLTNSYRKPKKVDTGCSEINETWVQCDACSKWRKLSERGIPDITGAWFCSMNSDSFRQSCAIPEESWDHRRSITYLPGFYTKGTTPAREQNVSFFTNVLKEHCTLIDYETKKALTWLANLSDDRLVDMETIGLRRPVVDTQIVSGKDEDEYHKIFQAFGLVGRVERGTSRWYYPRNLDNLAFDLAALRVALTKPLDSHRLYLSRATLIVVPANLVDHWKTQIRKHVRPGQLRVYFWTDQKKLRAHNLAWDYDIVITTFNRLSAEWGPRKRSVLMQVHWLRVMLDEGHTLGSSLNLTNKLQIAVSLVASNRWVLTGTPTPNTPTSQVAHLQPMLKFLHEEVYGQDQKSWEAGILRPFEAETEEGRSRLLQLLKRCMISARKVDLQTIPPCIKKVTAVDFTEEHARSYNELVVTVRRNILMADWNDPSHVESLLNPKQWKLRSNTIRNVRLSCCVAGHIKVTDAGQDIQETMDILVEQGLDSLSEEYAFIKYSLLNGGDCFRCKEWCRLPVITPCRHLLCLDCVALDSERCTFPGCGNPYEMQSPEILTRPENPNPKWPVPKDLIELQPSYKQDDWDPDWQSTSSSKVAYLVERLKALQDVNRNMGYRMDENDDVNLFSDVFLSMHKRQWNKLIHHIASTGSHDKSHKALPEKVIIFSQFLEHIHVIEQQLTGAGIKYAGMYSPMPSSNKMKSLMIFQHDVNCMALLMDGSAALGLDLSFVTHVFLMEPIWDRSMEEQVISRAHRMGATRPVHVETLAMRGTIEEQMLEFLQDADEYRRTLKQGVCKSDREGARTHRTLHDFAESNYLARLSFVRTKG, from the exons ATGCAGGGCCCACCGTCGGTGGACCACAAGCTCTGCGGCTTCTTCTGCACCGTTCTTTCCGTAGAGACCCCCGACGcctccataactctctctcccgGAAACCAATGCTCTCTCTTCTCCTCCGGCTCGGATGTCGTCGGCTTCCGTACCGAATCCGGCGTCCTCCTCTTGCCAATTGCGGCCTGCAATAATCGAACGGCGGAGATTGATCCGGAAGAGGCTGTTGCTGGAGAGACGAAGGGCCTTCCTGGGGAATGCCGCAGCGGTTCTTCGTCACGGAAGAGAAGGCGGGGGGCGGTGCCTGGGCAGGGGAGTTTGAGTGTGGTAGATCAGGTGcatgcattggtgggccacaagtgCTTGGAGATTGTTGCATGTGTGGTTAGGGTTTCGTTGAGGGCGGATGGTGATGATGGAGGTGGGTCTGCGAGGGCAGTGGTGATGGTTGATGTGTATTTACCGATTGCGGCGTGGTCAGGTTGGCAGTTTCCGAAATCAAGGATAGCAGCTGCTTCTTTGTTTACGCATTTGAG TTGTAACTGGGACAAGAGGAATTCATTGCTTGCTTGTGATCACAATCATTGCAAATATGGTCCTGGAGATGAGTCAATGTGGAATCACTCGGACTGTCATGTTCTTGGCTGTAAAATGCATTCAAGTGTATCTGGTTCTTCTAAAAGAAGGCTATTTGAGCTTCACGAAATTTTTAAGAGTTTACCTGCTGTTTGGAAGGAGGAACAATTATATTCCACAAAAGTAAAACCTGCAAATGCTTCTCTTAGTTCTGGCATATGGGATGTATCTGATGATGTTTTGGTTAGTGTCCTGACCTCTCTTGGCCCTAAGGACCTTGTTAGGGTTGCATCCACTTGCCGTCATCTGAGGTCGTTGGCTGTATCAATCATGCCATGCATGAAACTGAAACTTTTCCCTCATCAGCAGGCAGCTGTTGAGTGGATGTTACAAAGAGAACGCAACGTGGAGCTTCTGCCACATCCTCTGTATTTGGATTTCTCAACTGAGGATGGTTTCCATTTTTATATAAATGCCTTGTCTGGGGAAATATTAACTGGAGTGGCTCCCACTGTTATGGATTTCCGTGGAGGAATGTTTTGTGATGAGCCAGGCCTAGGAAAGACCATAACTGCACTATCACTTATTCTGAAGACACAAGGAACACTGGCGGATCCACCACAAGGAGCAGAAGTCATATGGTGTATGCATAATCCCGACCAAAAATGTGGATACTATGAACTTAATTCTGAGAACTCTACCCCTGATAAATTCATGTCGCCGTGGAAAAGATTCATGGGTCAGAATGCACGAAGGGGAAGGATTTGTCCTGATAAGTTCTCACCAGAATTTAGTTCTGTGGGGAACCCaaaatcatcctcatcatcaaaaCGGGCAAGATTAGCAGGTTCTGAAGCATGTGCGCGATCTGCAGATTCCTCCTGCAGTAAATTAGGCGTAAAGCCCGCAACACGTCTACTTCGATGCACCAGGAGTTTGAGTCGTGTGAAAAGAAACCTTTTTGATTCGTTTGATGGAAATTCTGCCCGTGTCAACAAGGTCAGGAAAAATTCTATTGGCAGGAGACGCATTTCATATGGTTCGGCAGGTGAGTCTTTGGCAATGGAATTCAAGATTCCAGCAAGCTTGACCAATAGTTACAGGAAGCCTAAGAAGGTAGATACTGGATGCTCTGAAATCAATGAAACCTGGGTTCAGTGTGATGCTTGTAGCAAATGGCGGAAGCTTTCTGAGAGAGGTATACCTGATATTACAGGAGCATGGTTCTGCAGTATGAACAGTGATAGCTTCCGCCAAAGCTGTGCCATTCCAGAGGAGTCTTGGGACCACAGGCGGTCAATAACATACTTACCAGGATTTTACACCAAAGGAACCACCCCAGCAAGGGAACAAAATGTATCATTCTTCACAAATGTGCTTAAGGAGCATTGTACACTAATAGATTATGAAACAAAGAAGGCATTGACTTGGTTGGCTAACCTTTCAGATGATAGACTTGTTGATATGGAAACAATTGGTCTAAGGCGTCCAGTTGTAGATACACAAATTGTTTCAGGAAAAGACGAAGATGAATACCATAAAATATTTCAAGCATTTGGCCTCGTAGGAAGGGTTGAAAGGGGTACTAGTAGGTGGTATTATCCGCGCAACCTTGACAATCTGGCATTTGATTTAGCTGCACTGAGAGTTGCTCTAACTAAGCCATTAGACTCACATAGGTTATATTTGTCAAGAGCAACTCTTATTGTGGTCCCTGCAAATTTAGTTGATCACTGGAAAACTCAGATAAGGAAGCATGTCCGTCCTGGGCAGCTGCGTGTTTATTTCTGGACTGATCAGAAAAAACTACGTGCCCACAATCTTGCATGGGACTATGACATTGTCATTACCACCTTCAACCGTTTAAGTGCTGAATGGGGCCCCCGTAAGAGGAGTGTGTTGATGCAAGTGCACTGGCTAAGGGTAATGTTAGATGAGGGGCACACACTTGGTTCGAGTCTCAATTTGACAAACAAATTGCAGATAGCTGTGTCATTGGTGGCTTCAAATCGTTGGGTACTAACTGGAACGCCAACCCCAAACACACCAACCAGCCAAGTGGCTCATCTTCAACCCATGCTGAAGTTTCTTCATGAGGAAGTCTACGGACAGGATCAGAAATCATGGGAAGCTGGCATCCTTAGACCATTCGAAGCAGAGACGGAAGAGGGACGGTCACGTCTCCTACAGCTACTAAAGAGGTGCATGATCAGTGCAAGAAAAGTAGATCTGCAAACCATTCCGCCCTGCATCAAGAAAGTGACGGCTGTTGATTTCACTGAGGAACATGCTAGGAGTTATAATGAACTGGTTGTGACTGTTCGCCGCAATATTCTAATGGCTGATTGGAACGATCCTTCTCATGTTGAATCTCTTCTGAACCCAAAACAATGGAAGCTTCGAAGTAACACAATTAGGAATGTTAGGCTATCATGCTGTGTGGCTGGACACATTAAAGTAACAGATGCTGGTCAGGATATTCAGGAAACAATGGATATACTTGTGGAGCAAGGTCTGGATTCTCTTTCAGAAGAGTATGCTTTTATAAAATATTCTCTCCTGAATGGAGGGGACTGTTTCAG GTGCAAAGAATGGTGCCGTTTACCTGTTATCACACCATGTAGGCATCTTCTATGCCTTGATTGTGTTGCTCTAGACAGCGAGAGATGTACATTTCCTGGCTGTGGAAACCCTTACGAGATGCAAAGTCCTGAGATATTAACGCGTCCAGAAAATCCTAATCCAAAATGGCCTGTTCCCAAAGATCTGATTGAGTTGCAACCTTCATATAAGCAG GATGACTGGGATCCTGATTGGCAGTCAACATCAAGCAGCAAAGTTGCTTACCTGGTGGAAAGGCTGAAGGCCTTGCAAGATGTGAATAGAAATATGGGTTACCGTATGGATGAAAATGATGACGTCAATCTTTTCAGTGATGTGTTTTTGTCTATGCATAAACGTCAATGGAATAAGTTAATACATCATATTGCCAGCACTGGGTCACATGATAAGTCCCATAAGGCACTGCCTGAGAAAGTGATTATATTTTCTCAGTTTCTTGAGCATATACATGTCATTGAACAGCAG TTAACTGGTGCTGGAATCAAATACGCTGGAATGTACAGTCCAATGCCTTCTAGTAACAAG ATGAAATCTTTGATGATCTTCCAACACGATGTGAATTGCATGGCCCTTCTAATGGATGGGAGTGCAGCTTTAGGTCTCGATTTGAGCTTTGTTACTCATGTATTTTTGATGGAACCTATCTGGGATAGAAG